A region of Bicyclus anynana chromosome 15, ilBicAnyn1.1, whole genome shotgun sequence DNA encodes the following proteins:
- the LOC112044953 gene encoding integral membrane protein GPR155 isoform X2 has protein sequence MDGGTHVLTDTVSDHLYPALFQCFTIIVCGYVAGRLNVVSKVESKGIATFVGTFALPSLIFLSLARLDFSSVNWTFLLAILLGKGLVFFAVIIVTLSITKPMNLGQAGIFAIFCTQSNDFALGYPIINAIYEKTHPEYALYLYLMAPISLAILNPLAFVLMEIHKQRQYPPAAAVETRRHLHNFKMLLQLTKGIVFNPVLVMTVLGIIGNIAFKHQLSVYIEGLLDVFGQSFSAAALFLLGLRMVGQITRLKGPALLLPCVLIMVKLIILPVIMRECVSTLDAGVNATETQALSTYAFLYGTIPTAPAVFVFSNLYQLEIDLMASSMVICTFLSAPIIFLSSQMMSITKDYAGQITKFGFDLSIVSLIAALWVVIVFSVTKKYKRMPHRLTLSIVLTQIFLAISVILMGPKGVPADPSWYDVLLQAMQIFTTYSCFMWTPMLTVGLLMLEIRGPCFAATLWPVLAFVAWGTAGVMMLVLLLTREAGPIDAAAAGAIRLGLVIFSITLTTGCLILYVRFRRRSSLFPRSAEDMLVDPSPPNETSSLVENAEPNSHTQSVSNFGCYGTITTTPSPNMNCCSSDPNCSNGHLAADAHDIEDMANNGRTCACPPTQKLRCSAAETCPYLNELEEAANELGLLPPEQSHGRGGQLLRHTVLVIVYTLTMFLDLTYIGWKIMRKDESGVYIEIEYLDTAAVNGQALIMFILFGLDPEEMLIPAVRYLRKKWYGADTVVLPAVEDLSFETKHVCDQFIKHHLDRCKEAIAKDTRWRMRTYRNVFRGSCLVRWLVQCGLAGDAREAVTYARHLLDGRLIAHVHKQHHFTDSPLLYTFN, from the exons ATGGATGGCGGTACACACGTTTTGACAGATACAGTATCAGATCATTTGTATCCCGCACTATTTCAGTGCTTCACTATTATTGTGTGTGG ATATGTTGCTGGAAGGCTTAATGTTGTCTCCAAGGTGGAATCAAAAGGCATTGCCACATTTGTGGGCACCTTTGCCTTACCATCCCTCATATTCCTATCACTGGCTCGGCTAGACTTCAGCAGCGTCAACTGGACATTTCTACTGGCAATATTGTTGGGAAAGGGACTTGTGTTCTTCGCAGTCATCATTGTCACTCTATCTATAACAAAACCTATGAACTTAGGACAGGCAGGCatatttgcaatattttgtACACAGAGCAATGACTTTGCATTGGGATACCCCATAA ttaatgCAATATATGAGAAAACACACCCAGAATATGCTCTATATCTGTACCTAATGGCGCCTATATCTCTTGCTATACTCAACCCGCTGGCGTTTGTACTGATGGAGATACATAAGCAGCGTCAATATCCACCTGCCGCTGCGGTCGAAACACGACGGCACCTTCACAACTTTAAGATGCTCCTACAGTTGACTAAAGGCATTGTCTTCAACCCAGTGCTAGTCATGACAGTGCTTGGCATCATTGGTAATATCGCTTTTAAACACCAACTGTCTGTTTACATTGAGGGTTTGCTAGAT GTGTTTGGCCAATCTTTCTCCGCTGCTGCACTGTTTCTGCTGGGGCTGCGAATGGTAGGACAAATAACAAGGTTGAAGGGACCGGCGCTTTTGTTACCTTGCGTCTTGATAATGGTTAAACT GATAATTCTACCGGTGATAATGAGAGAGTGTGTAAGTACATTGGACGCTGGCGTTAACGCAACCGAGACACAAGCGTTGTCGACATACGCCTTCCTGTACGGCACCATACCCACTGCGCCAGCAGTGTTTGTGTTCTCCAATCTATACCAGTTGGAGATTGATTTG atGGCCTCGTCAATGGTTATATGCACGTTTTTGTCTGCGCCGATAATATTCCTGTCATCCCAAATGATGTCCATCACCAAGGACTACGCGGGACAAATTACGAAGTTCGGTTTCGATCTTTCGATAGTCTCTCTGATAGCGGCTCTGTGGGTGGTGATTGTGTTCTCAGTGACTAAGAAATATAAGAGAATGCCGCATAGATTGACATTGAGCATCGTCCTAACCCAG ATATTTCTAGCGATCAGCGTTATTTTGATGGGACCGAAGGGAGTGCCGGCGGATCCTTCGTGGTATGATGTGTTACTGCAAGCTATGCAGATATTCACCACCTACTCGTGTTTCATGTGGACACCCATGCTCACTGTTGGCCTTCTAATGTTAGAG ATCCGCGGGCCGTGTTTCGCGGCGACGCTGTGGCCGGTGCTGGCCTTCGTGGCGTGGGGCACGGCCGGCGTGATGATGCTGGTGCTGCTGCTCACGCGCGAGGCGGGGCCCATCGACGCGGCCGCCGCGGGCGCCATCCGCCTGGGCCTCGTCATCTTTAGCATCACTT TAACCACCGGATGCCTGATACTGTACGTGAGGTTCCGGCGCCGCAGCTCGCTGTTCCCGCGCTCCGCGGAGGACATGCTCGTAGATCCGTCGCCGCCCAACGAAACGTCCAGCCTTGTCGAGAACGCCGAACCTAACTCGCACACGCAATCCGTGTCTAACTTTG GTTGTTACGGAACCATAACAACAACGCCTTCGCCGAACATGAACTGTTGCAGCAGCGACCCCAACTGTAGCAATGGCCACTTGGCCGCCGACGCGCACGACATCGAGGATATGGCCAATAATGGAAG GACTTGCGCGTGCCCACCGACGCAGAAGCTCCGCTGCAGTGCAGCAGAGACCTGTCCGTACCTGAACGAGCTGGAGGAGGCGGCCAACGAGCTGGGCCTGCTGCCCCCGGAGCAGAGCCACGGCCGCGGCGGACAGCTACTGAGACACACCGTGCTCGTCATCGTGTACACTCTCACCATGTTCTTA GACTTGACCTACATCGGTTGGAAAATAATGCGTAAAGACGAATCGGGCGTTTACATTGAAATAGAGTATCTGGACACCGCAGCCGTGAACGGACAAGCGCTCATCATGTTCATACTCTTCGGACTCGATCCTGAGGAGATGTTGATACCTGCTGTCAGATACCTGAGGAAGAAATG GTATGGAGCTGATACCGTGGTGCTGCCGGCAGTGGAGGACCTCAGCTTCGAGACCAAACACGTCTGTGACCAGTTCATCAAACACCATCTCGACCGCTGCAAGGAGGCTATCGCGAAGGACACCAG ATGGCGCATGCGCACATACCGCAACGTGTTCCGCGGCTCGTGCCTCGTGCGCTGGCTCGTGCAGTGCGGGCTGGCGGGCGACGCGCGCGAGGCGGTCACGTACGCGCGCCACCTGCTGGACGGCCGCCTCATCGCGCACGTGCACAAGCAGCACCACTTCACCGACTCGCCGCTGCTCTACACCTTCAACTAG
- the LOC112044953 gene encoding integral membrane protein GPR155 isoform X1 — translation MDGGTHVLTDTVSDHLYPALFQCFTIIVCGYVAGRLNVVSKVESKGIATFVGTFALPSLIFLSLARLDFSSVNWTFLLAILLGKGLVFFAVIIVTLSITKPMNLGQAGIFAIFCTQSNDFALGYPIINAIYEKTHPEYALYLYLMAPISLAILNPLAFVLMEIHKQRQYPPAAAVETRRHLHNFKMLLQLTKGIVFNPVLVMTVLGIIGNIAFKHQLSVYIEGLLDVFGQSFSAAALFLLGLRMVGQITRLKGPALLLPCVLIMVKLIILPVIMRECVSTLDAGVNATETQALSTYAFLYGTIPTAPAVFVFSNLYQLEIDLMASSMVICTFLSAPIIFLSSQMMSITKDYAGQITKFGFDLSIVSLIAALWVVIVFSVTKKYKRMPHRLTLSIVLTQIFLAISVILMGPKGVPADPSWYDVLLQAMQIFTTYSCFMWTPMLTVGLLMLEIRGPCFAATLWPVLAFVAWGTAGVMMLVLLLTREAGPIDAAAAGAIRLGLVIFSITLTTGCLILYVRFRRRSSLFPRSAEDMLVDPSPPNETSSLVENAEPNSHTQSVSNFGMEDPGCYGTITTTPSPNMNCCSSDPNCSNGHLAADAHDIEDMANNGRTCACPPTQKLRCSAAETCPYLNELEEAANELGLLPPEQSHGRGGQLLRHTVLVIVYTLTMFLDLTYIGWKIMRKDESGVYIEIEYLDTAAVNGQALIMFILFGLDPEEMLIPAVRYLRKKWYGADTVVLPAVEDLSFETKHVCDQFIKHHLDRCKEAIAKDTRWRMRTYRNVFRGSCLVRWLVQCGLAGDAREAVTYARHLLDGRLIAHVHKQHHFTDSPLLYTFN, via the exons ATGGATGGCGGTACACACGTTTTGACAGATACAGTATCAGATCATTTGTATCCCGCACTATTTCAGTGCTTCACTATTATTGTGTGTGG ATATGTTGCTGGAAGGCTTAATGTTGTCTCCAAGGTGGAATCAAAAGGCATTGCCACATTTGTGGGCACCTTTGCCTTACCATCCCTCATATTCCTATCACTGGCTCGGCTAGACTTCAGCAGCGTCAACTGGACATTTCTACTGGCAATATTGTTGGGAAAGGGACTTGTGTTCTTCGCAGTCATCATTGTCACTCTATCTATAACAAAACCTATGAACTTAGGACAGGCAGGCatatttgcaatattttgtACACAGAGCAATGACTTTGCATTGGGATACCCCATAA ttaatgCAATATATGAGAAAACACACCCAGAATATGCTCTATATCTGTACCTAATGGCGCCTATATCTCTTGCTATACTCAACCCGCTGGCGTTTGTACTGATGGAGATACATAAGCAGCGTCAATATCCACCTGCCGCTGCGGTCGAAACACGACGGCACCTTCACAACTTTAAGATGCTCCTACAGTTGACTAAAGGCATTGTCTTCAACCCAGTGCTAGTCATGACAGTGCTTGGCATCATTGGTAATATCGCTTTTAAACACCAACTGTCTGTTTACATTGAGGGTTTGCTAGAT GTGTTTGGCCAATCTTTCTCCGCTGCTGCACTGTTTCTGCTGGGGCTGCGAATGGTAGGACAAATAACAAGGTTGAAGGGACCGGCGCTTTTGTTACCTTGCGTCTTGATAATGGTTAAACT GATAATTCTACCGGTGATAATGAGAGAGTGTGTAAGTACATTGGACGCTGGCGTTAACGCAACCGAGACACAAGCGTTGTCGACATACGCCTTCCTGTACGGCACCATACCCACTGCGCCAGCAGTGTTTGTGTTCTCCAATCTATACCAGTTGGAGATTGATTTG atGGCCTCGTCAATGGTTATATGCACGTTTTTGTCTGCGCCGATAATATTCCTGTCATCCCAAATGATGTCCATCACCAAGGACTACGCGGGACAAATTACGAAGTTCGGTTTCGATCTTTCGATAGTCTCTCTGATAGCGGCTCTGTGGGTGGTGATTGTGTTCTCAGTGACTAAGAAATATAAGAGAATGCCGCATAGATTGACATTGAGCATCGTCCTAACCCAG ATATTTCTAGCGATCAGCGTTATTTTGATGGGACCGAAGGGAGTGCCGGCGGATCCTTCGTGGTATGATGTGTTACTGCAAGCTATGCAGATATTCACCACCTACTCGTGTTTCATGTGGACACCCATGCTCACTGTTGGCCTTCTAATGTTAGAG ATCCGCGGGCCGTGTTTCGCGGCGACGCTGTGGCCGGTGCTGGCCTTCGTGGCGTGGGGCACGGCCGGCGTGATGATGCTGGTGCTGCTGCTCACGCGCGAGGCGGGGCCCATCGACGCGGCCGCCGCGGGCGCCATCCGCCTGGGCCTCGTCATCTTTAGCATCACTT TAACCACCGGATGCCTGATACTGTACGTGAGGTTCCGGCGCCGCAGCTCGCTGTTCCCGCGCTCCGCGGAGGACATGCTCGTAGATCCGTCGCCGCCCAACGAAACGTCCAGCCTTGTCGAGAACGCCGAACCTAACTCGCACACGCAATCCGTGTCTAACTTTG GAATGGAAGATCCAG GTTGTTACGGAACCATAACAACAACGCCTTCGCCGAACATGAACTGTTGCAGCAGCGACCCCAACTGTAGCAATGGCCACTTGGCCGCCGACGCGCACGACATCGAGGATATGGCCAATAATGGAAG GACTTGCGCGTGCCCACCGACGCAGAAGCTCCGCTGCAGTGCAGCAGAGACCTGTCCGTACCTGAACGAGCTGGAGGAGGCGGCCAACGAGCTGGGCCTGCTGCCCCCGGAGCAGAGCCACGGCCGCGGCGGACAGCTACTGAGACACACCGTGCTCGTCATCGTGTACACTCTCACCATGTTCTTA GACTTGACCTACATCGGTTGGAAAATAATGCGTAAAGACGAATCGGGCGTTTACATTGAAATAGAGTATCTGGACACCGCAGCCGTGAACGGACAAGCGCTCATCATGTTCATACTCTTCGGACTCGATCCTGAGGAGATGTTGATACCTGCTGTCAGATACCTGAGGAAGAAATG GTATGGAGCTGATACCGTGGTGCTGCCGGCAGTGGAGGACCTCAGCTTCGAGACCAAACACGTCTGTGACCAGTTCATCAAACACCATCTCGACCGCTGCAAGGAGGCTATCGCGAAGGACACCAG ATGGCGCATGCGCACATACCGCAACGTGTTCCGCGGCTCGTGCCTCGTGCGCTGGCTCGTGCAGTGCGGGCTGGCGGGCGACGCGCGCGAGGCGGTCACGTACGCGCGCCACCTGCTGGACGGCCGCCTCATCGCGCACGTGCACAAGCAGCACCACTTCACCGACTCGCCGCTGCTCTACACCTTCAACTAG